The Leptospiraceae bacterium genome includes a region encoding these proteins:
- a CDS encoding ParA family protein, translating to MGKIISISNQKGGVGKTTTSINLSSFLASRGKKVLLVDIDPQGNAGSGLGLDINQIENTSYEVLIGDVSALEAIQKTGIENLSIIPSNINLSGAEIDLMSEERKEFRLKEALTAIRPRFDFIIIDCPPSLGVLTVNALCASDSVMITLQTEYFALEGLTQLMKIISLVQENLNTSLELEGVVLTMYDKRTNLANQVASDVREYFKEKVYKTMIPRNIKLGEAPSFGKPINFYDPEGIGAQSYKSLADEVISQNV from the coding sequence ATGGGAAAAATAATTTCGATCAGCAATCAGAAAGGAGGAGTCGGAAAAACGACAACGTCAATCAACCTCAGTTCTTTTCTCGCAAGTCGCGGAAAAAAAGTTTTGTTAGTAGATATTGACCCACAAGGAAACGCAGGATCGGGACTTGGGTTGGATATCAACCAAATTGAAAATACATCATACGAAGTTTTAATTGGAGATGTATCTGCACTCGAAGCAATCCAAAAAACCGGAATCGAAAATCTTTCTATCATCCCGTCCAATATCAATTTAAGTGGGGCTGAAATTGATTTAATGTCTGAAGAACGAAAAGAATTTAGATTAAAAGAAGCTCTGACTGCGATAAGACCAAGATTCGACTTTATTATAATCGATTGTCCTCCTTCTCTTGGAGTTCTCACTGTGAACGCACTCTGTGCATCTGATAGCGTGATGATTACTCTGCAAACCGAATACTTTGCATTAGAAGGACTTACGCAGCTAATGAAGATTATCTCCTTGGTGCAAGAAAACCTGAATACTTCTCTCGAACTTGAAGGTGTAGTATTAACTATGTATGACAAAAGAACGAATCTTGCAAACCAAGTTGCGAGTGATGTAAGAGAATATTTTAAAGAGAAAGTCTATAAAACTATGATACCAAGAAATATCAAACTGGGAGAAGCACCTTCTTTCGGTAAACCAATCAATTTTTATGACCCAGAAGGAATCGGCGCGCAAAGCTATAAATCACTAGCCGACGAAGTCATTTCGCAAAATGTATAG
- a CDS encoding class I SAM-dependent methyltransferase, translating to MTDTIQKRLNELFPDLANSIEENFNFEKLESYFQFLKDFNEIGGFFSKSDSENILDRHILESVVHVYKIILSHKVSHETKMVDIGTGPGLPGYIFYSLKNPPHITLIDSQMRRLGILEKFHKEKYADTKVKFLYTRVEDVKEKFDIVVMRSTIKYPWSAEMISGLLKLNSCFIPFLGRRNYDLDFEKTMLENLGLKLEKDIDINELEFLGNRHIKVLKKTTDSKKGFPRKWETISKEIKRTVWEK from the coding sequence ATGACTGATACAATTCAAAAAAGGCTGAATGAATTATTTCCAGACCTGGCAAATTCAATAGAGGAAAATTTTAATTTTGAAAAGTTAGAATCTTACTTTCAGTTTTTAAAAGATTTCAACGAGATAGGTGGATTTTTTTCCAAATCAGATTCTGAAAATATTCTAGATCGACATATACTTGAATCAGTAGTTCATGTTTATAAAATTATTCTATCTCACAAGGTTTCACATGAAACTAAAATGGTCGATATAGGAACAGGACCGGGTCTCCCGGGATATATTTTTTATTCCCTAAAAAATCCTCCTCATATAACTCTCATAGATTCTCAAATGAGACGGTTAGGAATTCTAGAAAAATTTCATAAAGAAAAATACGCAGACACAAAAGTGAAATTTTTATATACGAGAGTAGAAGACGTAAAGGAAAAGTTTGATATTGTTGTCATGCGCTCGACAATAAAATATCCTTGGTCTGCGGAAATGATTTCTGGTTTGCTAAAATTAAATTCTTGTTTCATTCCATTTCTTGGTAGAAGAAATTATGATTTAGACTTTGAGAAAACAATGTTAGAAAATCTCGGATTAAAATTAGAAAAAGACATTGATATAAATGAATTAGAGTTTTTAGGAAACAGGCATATTAAAGTATTGAAAAAGACAACAGATTCTAAAAAAGGTTTTCCTAGAAAATGGGAAACTATCAGCAAGGAAATTAAGAGGACAGTATGGGAAAAATAA
- a CDS encoding Spy/CpxP family protein refolding chaperone yields MKHLIKIFSITLIAIFAISNCRHRSMEQRAEWVVKKISSDLSLDDKQKAELQRIKKEILDKKKELDVKLIPEEIVEQVRVAQFDEAKVNKAFETTGIKRDQMRIFMVKKFSEFHAVLTPDQRNKLADRITELLKKHSHD; encoded by the coding sequence ATGAAACATCTTATTAAAATATTTTCTATAACATTGATCGCTATCTTTGCTATTTCAAATTGTCGTCACCGTTCGATGGAACAACGGGCGGAATGGGTTGTAAAAAAAATTTCGAGTGATCTAAGTTTAGATGATAAACAAAAAGCTGAGTTACAAAGAATCAAAAAGGAAATCTTAGACAAGAAAAAAGAATTGGATGTAAAACTAATTCCAGAAGAAATTGTGGAACAAGTTCGTGTTGCCCAGTTTGATGAAGCAAAAGTAAATAAAGCATTTGAAACGACTGGAATCAAAAGAGATCAAATGCGAATTTTTATGGTCAAGAAGTTTAGCGAATTCCATGCTGTGTTAACACCTGACCAAAGAAACAAACTTGCCGATAGGATAACTGAACTTTTAAAAAAACACAGCCATGACTAA
- a CDS encoding sigma-70 family RNA polymerase sigma factor, protein MTNSEFAEIINSTKAIVLSAIEKNLAERFFDSIDDVVQETYLRAYKALSSGKFREESKLSTWLYTIARNESYRMNQKLMREEKKLEKVTQKLRESGTSEIASSEKSNLLFEYLKQIPEKYKIILQHYFDGFSEKEIAEKLSIKTGTVKSRAFRGKEILRKIAFMGDKE, encoded by the coding sequence ATGACTAACTCTGAATTTGCTGAAATCATAAATTCTACGAAGGCAATAGTTCTCTCTGCGATCGAAAAAAATCTTGCAGAGAGATTCTTTGACTCGATAGATGATGTAGTTCAAGAAACTTATTTGCGTGCTTATAAAGCATTGAGTAGTGGGAAGTTTAGAGAAGAGTCTAAACTTTCTACTTGGCTGTATACAATCGCAAGAAATGAATCGTATCGAATGAACCAGAAACTCATGAGAGAAGAAAAGAAATTAGAAAAAGTTACACAGAAATTAAGAGAGTCAGGAACTTCTGAAATAGCCAGTTCAGAAAAATCTAATTTACTGTTTGAATACTTAAAACAAATTCCTGAGAAATATAAAATTATTTTACAACATTACTTTGATGGTTTTTCAGAAAAGGAAATTGCTGAAAAACTTTCTATCAAAACGGGGACAGTGAAGTCTCGTGCGTTTAGAGGAAAAGAAATACTTAGAAAAATTGCTTTTATGGGAGATAAAGAATGA